gctaaatactataaaactcagaggaaaacataggcaaaacactcctTGATATAAATTGCAGCAAAATCTTTGTGGATCctcctcctagagtaatgaaaataaaagcaaaaaataagcaaataggaactaattaaacttaaaagtttttgcacagcagaggaaatcatttttaaaatgaaaacccatagaatgggagaaaaattttgcaaatgaagtgacaagggattaatctccaaaatacacacagctcatgcagctttatatcaaaaaacaacctaattaaaaatggTTGGAACATCTAAACAGACattactccaaagaagacagacagatggtcaaaaagcacatgaaaagatgctgaagtcactaattattagagaaatgcaaatcaaaaccacaataagatatcacttcacattgggcagaatggccatcatcaaaaaatctacaaacaataaatgctggaaagaggGTAGataaaggaaaccctcctacactgtttgtggcaatgtaaactggtgtaaccactattgaaaacagtaatggagtttccttaaaaaactaaatacagaactatcatatgatccagcagtcccactcttgggcatatctatagaaaatcataattcaaaaagatacatgcacctcaatattcattgcagcactatttacaatagggcATGGAAACACCCTAGATGTACattaaaagaatggataaagaatatgtgacacatacataaaatagaatattactcacccataaaaatgaaataatgctatttgcagcaacgtggatggactcAGAGTATTGTACTAGTAAAGTAAGCCagatagaagaaaacaaatatcatatgatatcacttatatgtggaatctaatgaaaatgatacaaaagaatttatttgggagttcctgttgtggcacagtggaaattaatccaactaggaaccgtgaggttgtgggttcaatccctggccttgctcagtgggttgaagctccagcattgttgtgagctgtgacataggtcacagacatggcttggatctgtcgttgctagcagctgtagctctgattagacccctagcctgggaaactctatatgtcacaggtgtggccctaaaaagacaaaagacaaaaaacaagaatttatttataaaatagaaacaaaactcaAAGGTTTTAAAATctaacttatggttacaaaaggggaaatattgggggaggaataaattaggagggtgggattaatatatacatgctTCAACACTGACTGAAACATTCTAAGAAATAGTTGTTCAAAATTGGCCTAGTAGGTACAAGATTCAGAACTCTCCTTTTGGCCTGAAATTCCTTCCTCCTACAGAACCATATCCTACATTATTACAGAAAGGCTTTCACCTTACACAGGTATACACTCTGAATCCTCCTGTGTTTTGTAAAATATCCAGCCCTAGGTAAGTTCTGcagagtttaattttaaaaatctagtatcctttgagaacagacttgtggttgccaaggaggatggactgggagtgggatggacggggagtttggagttagtagatccaaagtattgcatttggaatagataaaaaatgagatcttgctgtatagcacagagaactatatctaatcactagtgatagaacatgatgaaggacaatgtgaaaaaaagaatgtgtataatcACACATGTGGTTTAAGAGGATAAATTTTAAGAGGTGAAGTGTATGTCACTGAGTGTATGTCTaaatgtataactaggtcactttgctgtacagcagaaattgacagaacattgtaaatcaactaaaataaaaaaaataaaatctagcatccttaaattttaaaatgttaatataatgCCTATATTCTCTCATGGCAATAATCCACTGGAGTAAGAAATAAAGTCTTTTATATGGCACCTGTGCCCTTCTAATGCTTCATAGTCATCACCAGCACTGTCTGATTGCTAAACTGGAGAGAgcatcatttatatgtatataaatgtatatataaacaatgaatttatatgtataaacatatatagtTTATGTGACACAGGACATGCATTCTCGTAGACTACCACATGAATAATGGCACTTGGATTTTTGTCACTGAGTATATGTCTACACActacatctatatatctataaatatattctaCATTTATAGATTAGATAGAAATGTGGATAGGTAGAGATAGAtgctagatagatagatgatagatatacagatagaaTGATGTAACTATGTTTAGGATTTGTTTCAAAGTAATCTGGAGGAGGAAGATAATGAGGAAAGTTGACCATGCATTGGCAATTTTTTAATCCATGTGAATTGTACATGAGATTTTGTTAAATTACTCTTGCTCTTTTGTTaaatacttggaaataaaattttccaaaagtagcttttaaagaaaaaacatataaatgtgtgtatatagaaataaatagagatataaatgtgtatatgtatgtatgtatgtaaatagagataaaaacataTTTGGGAAACTATTGTAATGGTGTTTATGGTGGGTAGAGGGTAATTTACCTAGAAATTAAAAAGGTTCATACCACCTTCACTATTAACTTCACCTCTTAAAATTTATCCTCAGAAACCACAGGTGTGGTATACAACATATCTTTACTCTCAAGTGTTCATAgcataaatcaaaataaaaatatgctgaaTATATGACTCCTAGTTACTAGAAGAAAATTCTAAGTGGTACCTTTAGGAGGTGGCCACAGTGaacaatttttttataatttttgatttttttgaattaaagaaaatttattaatcAGAAAATAATAGACCTAATAACCTATTGGAGATTTCCCAAATTTTCCAAGGAGAGAAAATTTATAATcaaatctattatttttctgATCATCTAATTATCATGCTTGTTTATGTCAAAGCCCTATAGCACCCACTTTTATATACCTTTGGAATATTTTAGTGGGCAAAAAATTTGATTGCTTATAAGTCTGAATATAAGATGTTGACACTTTTGatattatggagaaaaaaatcttaaattaagGTGCTAAGGAGTTggttaaaacaatataaataatttgtATGCCTGAAATATTATCATAGATCAAAATTTGAAGCGAACTACACATGAATCAGATACAAATTCAGGGCCTCTGGTTAGAGGGTGGAAGAGAAGAACTAGAAGTTCAAAAGCTGCCACGTGGAGAGAGAGGATTAAGAAGGCAGAATAGAaaaactggagctcaacttctctcctaaaaacaaccaaattcacaactaaagcctgagcaatctccacccaaatggactggaaaccttaaaaaagataccctgctccagaagaacaagaggaggccacatcaagaggtaggaggggcgatttcatgatataaacaaccccatacctcctgggtgggaagctccacagaatgaaaactaactggttcacagagactcacctcaCATGTGggggtctggcactgggagaaagagaccctggagcatctggcattgaaggccagtggggcttgtgagcaggagctccacaggactgggggaaacagagacccctttcttaaaaggcacacatggactttcatgtgcactgggtcccagggcagagcgaggtctccataggaatctgggtcaaacctgactgcagttcttggaggacaacctgggaaaacagggatgaatgtggcttgttgtgagggaaggacattgaaggcaaagctctctggaatattcagaagcagtgcctttctctggaggtggccattttgggaacatatggccccacccatcagtcagtgctgagaagccccagggcaaacaaaaatccaggtgggatcacagctccacccctcaggaaacaggctacctaaagacccctcaggcacatagCTGCATCTAAGAGACTaatccccacccaccagagggattagaatcagctccatctaccagtgggcaggcaccagcctctctcatcaggaagcctacagtaagaccccataccgacttcagccacaggggggcagacaccagaagtaagagaggctacaactattatctgtaaaaaggtcactaGGACAAAAACCtgtcaaaatgaaaagatagagaactataactcagatgaggaagaaaggaaaaaccccagaaaatcagctaagtaatgaggagattctcagcctccaggaaaaggactttagactgttgatgctaagatgatgcaagacattggaaataaactggaggcaaagatggataacttacaggaaacactgaccaaagagatacaagatatcaaacttaaacaagaagagatgcaaaatacagtaacggaaataaaaaattcactagaagcagctaacagcagaatacaggaggcagaagaacgaataagctaGGTGGAgggcagattagtggaaattatggatgcagaacagaaaagagaaaaaagattgaaaacaaatgaagagagtctcagagaactctgagacaatgttcaacacaccaacatccatattataggggtgccagaaggagaagagagagagaaggagatggaaaaaatattccaagagataatagccaaaaacttccctcacatgggaaaggaaccactcactcaaatccaggaagcacaacaagcaccatataaaataaacccaaggaggaatacaccaagacacatactaatcaaactgaccaaaattaaagacaaagagacatcttgaaagcagctagggaaaagaaacatctaacatacaagggaaccccaataaggctattggcaaatttttcagcagaaactctgcaggccagaagggagtggcatgatatacttaacatgatgaaaggaaaaaacctccaaccaagattactttacccagcaaggctctcattcagatttgaaggagaaatcaaaaccttcacagacaagcaaaagctgagagaattcagcaacactaaaccagccttgcaacaaatgctaaaggaacttctctaggcagaaaagaaaagacagcaacaggaaacaaaaattccacaaatgacaaggtgcatcagtaaaggtatatatacaataaagatacgaaatcatccatgaacaattataccaccaaaatcagaaatcatgagaagaggtaggtacaaatgcgggacactggagatgaacttgtaattaagagaacaacttaaaacaatctcatatacatatagactcttatatcaaagcttcagaatacctgcaaaccaaaaatctacaattgatacacaaacaaggaatctttggagaagaaatatatttcatagtaaataagtgcataatccaccatgaagggggtcatttgacagcATTCTTAGAATGttgaagtctccttagatctgattctgatttcctctccatcaaagaatttatgataattataattaaataatgcaactaaAATTAAATAGTACAGTTCTacaatgtattattaataaccatttctctctatgggacaatgtaaggtctataatgtcttgtttatcacatcacctacaatggtgtaatgcctatattgaagaatcaataagatgtaacaaattgtgaggacatatttatattgttacactgttttttaaccaatttatgcattttatattttacgtattttcagagggtgtatttttgttattcttaccagttattctttctattatgctatataaaatatttaatggtatataaggctttcttctttataaattttagttgcatgatatacacaattttaatataatgctaatatttaaagaaaattgaaatgtaatagataatactaaatagtaaagatgaaagccatacaaaatgggataaagtatagaataaatttcctatttgtctcagcatattttccattccacttctccagagggagtcacttaatctgtttcttaagatccatgatataataacctgcgtgaatgtaattgtgtttaaatatatgtattttattctgtaaaaaaataaaaataaaaaaatacatatatgattattaaaaaaaaaaagccatcacgCATAACGTCTGGTACATGCTTTCTGAACAGAAAGCAACATCAGTGTGATCCAACTAAAGGAGAGAGCATAGCAGTTGAAGGTTTTCGCAGTGGCAGTACTCATTCTAGTGAGATGGTGTACAATTAAATAGTATAGTTCTACagttgtattattaataaccatttctctctatGGCACAATGTAAACAGCAGAATTTAATGACTAGAGACTAGATCATTTAGGTGGGAACCTGGGTCAACCGAAAGGGAGCAGATTGGCAAAAAATAAAGCCTCTGAGTAGGAGATACGGGGTTGTTTGGCTCTAatacaaagaggaaagaggaaaattggGTAGGAAAATGAAGTCAAAACCCAACTGTCAAAATGAGTTAGGAGACCATGGAAAAGCTGGATGGTGTGCCCCAAAGAtatcctgtgccaggcactagccTTGTAGACAAGGAACctacagaaataaaagatttactAAGAAATTTCAACTCATTGGAAAATGATGAGCACTGATTTATTTTCCCCAATCATGGTTTTTATCACTCCTTTTGAGCCTATAAGAACATTGCAGGcagatttgaaatattttaatttttggcctaAATTAcccactttcttccttttctagattAGCTCCTCTTCTAGTCTACAGCCTCAAGAGCTCAGCAGGCCTCCACTCTTCATGCCAGAAACCAGACTCTTTTTCTTTGCAGATGCCCAGAACCTTAAGAGTTCTTTTGTAGCATCCTTTCACGTGGCTTAGATTAGAGAAAACAACTCTCCCATTCCTCCACAGAGACTGTAATGCAACGTCTCCCACCACTCATTGTATTCTCTGCACAAGGTAGAACACTCCCTTGATTATTTCTTCTCCTGGTCCAAATGTCTCTTTATAGACTTGGAAAAAAGGGGTAAGGAGGGTGTAATTTATATTAACAGAGTGATTTTTGGGGGGAGACATCTAGCTCTCTTAAGTATTAGCTTAGAATAAAAGAGGTGCACAGAAGGAAATTTTAGTCATAAATTTGGAGGCTTAgctttaattctgaaattttagGACATGATGAAGTGGAGGCTATGCTATGTGTGTTCTTCAACTTACTGAAACTTTAAATGACACTGGGACCTGgtgttatttatttccttattacaAGCCTATGATTTGCAAAGAAAAGACTATTCAAtatcatttaggttgtttgtaaAATTGCAGATTTTGTATTCTTACCATTCTATCTCCAAAGTTAGGTGTGATTTCTGCATTTCTACATGGTACACCAGAAACACTCATTTCAGTCTCACTGGGGATGAGATTTTAATGGAATTCATTGTACTTGTGAGATCAGGGTTAGAAAACATTGGAAGCTGAGTTTATAGCAAACTATAGTTCTCAGTAATTCTTGCTGAATAGGGCTAgtgaaggtaaaaataaatatatctttcctTAATCATGGTTTCCCAAATGGAGGTTCTTACTGATTTACCTATAAGTTTATCTTATAGGTAGGAAAAGATCTACATTTCCTGAAATACTTAATTGGATAAGTTTTCGGTTTAGCAAATATTTTACAGCAGCTTTTACATCCTTATTTCTCAAGCTATAGATTATAGGATTTAGCATTGGGGTCACTACACCGTAAAATAGAGAAATGAGCTTGTCAATAGTTTGAAACTTTCTTTCTCCAGGCAATTCTTGAGACTTGGGTTTGGCATACATAAAAAAGATGGTACCATAAAATATGATCACCACAGTCAGATGTGCAGAACAAGTAGAAAAAGCTTTGCGTCTCCCAGTGGCTGAGCTCATTCTCAAGATGGTATAGAGGATAaacatgtaagagaaaaaaatgaccagaAGTGGAAGAACTAGAAAGGCTATATTTGATATCGCCATGGTGATAATATTGAGGGATATATCAGCACAAGCTAACTTGAGAACAGCTAATATTTCACATGTAAAGTGATTGATGATATTATTCTCACAGAAAGGCAATTGCATGGCAAGAGCTGTTTGCACAATTGAGTTGATTCCACCAGAGAACCATGCCACAGAAGCCATCAGTACATACACCACCTTGCTCATGATGATGGGGTATCTCAGAGGGTtacagatggccacgtagcggtcaaaAGCCATCACACCAAGAAGCAAACACTCTGTTGACCCCATGGCAAATCCAAGGAACATCTGCACTGCACATCCACAGAAcgaaatattccttttctttgagATCAAGCTCACCAAAGTCGAGGGGACAGAGGAGGATGTATAGCAGATATCCAGGAAAGAGAGGTTGcccaggaagaagtacatgggggtatGAAGACGGAAATCAAAGATGCTTGCTATGATCAGAACACCATTGCCAATTAGAATTACCAGGTACATAATGAGAATTAGAGCAAAGTAAACAATCTCAATCTTTGGGTACCCAGAAAGACCCAGAAGCAGAAATTCTAACACAACTGTCTGGTTAGTTTTATCCATTTGCCTGCTTTCAGGCTGTCCCAGGAAGaactaatacaaaatattttcactgccaAGGATAAAAAGTTACATATTACCTGAACAGTTGATTTTTTAAGAATGTCTTATAAGGAGTGTTTGCTTGAAGCTATGACACTCAGCTATCTTCAACGATGtgtataaatagaatataatagAAATAGGAATGATGGAAGTACCTATGCCATTGCTGACATGTAAAGATCTACCTGTGATCAGGCAAACATACAGAAGTAAACTTTCCCTGCTGTTGAGAACATGTTCCTGGATTGAGTCTTCTAAAACTTCTGACTAATTACCAACTATAAACTTGACTTCATCTGCCCCAGAAGGTTAGCAGTGGAGATGGCCAAAGAATACTCAACAAGGACTGGAAATTTGATTCTGCAATTCATGGTGGTCAAGATTTTACAACCACTCTGACTTCTTTGGTGCATAGTTCTTTCTATACCTGGCACTGCATACTTTACACTagtctgtttaattttttatagacaattaataataataaactgaatAGTATAAACTGAGATTTAACATCTATTTAAATACAGTTATCAATCTTATATTCCAGTTCTTCTTAGTATCTTGTGTGACTGTTCCTATGGCAAGGCCATTGCATAGATCAGCTCTGAATGAATGTTACAATCTTTGGAGAACATTATATAGTctcttcacttatttttattctgtagCTTCAGAGTGTTTCTTCATAATTTACTCAGTTCAATCCACCTAAGAAAACAGCaagaaagtttaaatattttatataaataggtatacatgtgtgtatatgtatactttatgcttaacaaaatataatcattgtttatattatctccatttcttcaaaaatgaaaaatggaatttgtccaggagttcctgttgtggctcagcagtaacaaatccaactaatatccatgaggacataagtttgatccctagccttgttcagtgagttaaggatccggcattgccatgagctgtggcgtacataggtcgcagatgcggctcagatcccatgttgctgtggctatggtgtaggccggcagctacagctccaattc
The nucleotide sequence above comes from Phacochoerus africanus isolate WHEZ1 chromosome 2, ROS_Pafr_v1, whole genome shotgun sequence. Encoded proteins:
- the LOC125120845 gene encoding olfactory receptor 13C3-like yields the protein MDKTNQTVVLEFLLLGLSGYPKIEIVYFALILIMYLVILIGNGVLIIASIFDFRLHTPMYFFLGNLSFLDICYTSSSVPSTLVSLISKKRNISFCGCAVQMFLGFAMGSTECLLLGVMAFDRYVAICNPLRYPIIMSKVVYVLMASVAWFSGGINSIVQTALAMQLPFCENNIINHFTCEILAVLKLACADISLNIITMAISNIAFLVLPLLVIFFSYMFILYTILRMSSATGRRKAFSTCSAHLTVVIIFYGTIFFMYAKPKSQELPGERKFQTIDKLISLFYGVVTPMLNPIIYSLRNKDVKAAVKYLLNRKLIQLSISGNVDLFLPIR